Part of the Quercus robur chromosome 5, dhQueRobu3.1, whole genome shotgun sequence genome, aaagtaactGCTGAAACCCTGTTAACTAATGTTTAGTGACAGCTACATTACAGTGCCACAGGACATAAAAGTATAAATCTCATTATTTTCTTAAGGCGTTGTGAATGGCAATTAACAAAGACAACAGCATAAAAATGACTACATATAGGGCATGAATATGAACAAtttacaaatacaaatatgaaACAGGCTACAAAAGGCCAAATGAGCATAGATATCAATCACACAGGCACAAAATTTACTGACCTTCCATGAAGCAAACAAATCCCATCCAGGCTTGAACCCCGTAGCACATATCACAGCTTCTGAATCATCACCTATTGCTTCTGCTAGCCTCTCAGAACCCTCTGTTACATCAGCTTTCACCTACAAAACAttaccaaaactcaaaaaaattaagctaAACTCAATACAACACCAAGAATTAACAAAAACCCAACTGAAAAAGTTTCACTTTTGTACTTAAATACTAACAATTTGAAGGGCTGGGTTGTCATGGGAAAGTGAAGTTTTGGCCTTTTCCAAGTCACGAACCCCTGCTTTGACATGAAAACCTTTTGCCAGAAGCTGGTCCACAATTCTCTTGCCAGTACTTCCAGTTGCACCAGCAACAAAGATTTTCTTCTTCACATTCCCATTGGGTCCTGAAATCTCTGTCACTTCCTCAGTAATTTCAGTTCCTTCCATCTAAACATCAATAAATTCAGTTTCATTGAACAAAACCcatcaagaaaatgaaaacccagtaacaaaatttgtttctttttttgttattgtgagACATTGATTGATTGGTATATTACCTTGGTGGAATTGAGCTGAGAAAGAGACATGGAGTTGTGAGTAGAGAGGAGAATAGGAGAGATGGGTTTGGGGAAGTGTAGAGTTGTGGAGAGAGTAGCGAGGGGAGAGATCCTGAAGATGAGAGAAGAGGCCATTCCTTATGGCTTAAGCTTGTTTCTTATAACCACAGAAAACTCAACGCCTGCCACTGATTTCTTCTCCTTCCACTACCGACCTCTAACGCTGCCACGTACCTACATATTTCACCATCTTCGTATGCTCTATTGGCTTCActatttccttttttcttttttctttttctttttctttttctccacgTAAATGAAATCAAATGAACAAACACaactattttgaaaatatttttaaaagcaaGGGAAAtgttatatttcttttcttttctttttttttctcttttttaaagTAATTACTCTTACcttcaaaaatagttttagtgccCTTCAAAAATAGTTTAGCACATGCTTTGGttaaaacttagaatttttttttttttttaaagagagtttcaacctatggcgtctgcttctgatgataactctttatcatcagatcaagataccaattggttttttgtGTAGGCAAAAATTGAACTCCAGAACTTAGAAGTTAAAAGAGCTAAAATTGCTAATCCTATGTTAGCCTTAATGGAATCAATACCATCTGTTGATATTCTTGATGCATTCACTAGCGATTTAAgctatattaaataaaaagtattatagtcttgctttttaaaaatgaatggttgaaattttaaaatggtaTATTCTTAtactttataaattttatatatatatatatatatatatatatatattaattgaagaccttcatttttttaataaatattattaattaaatttaagtcatatactatataataaaaattgggctTAAACGCTATGGTTACGCCAAGTGGCTCACCATATTACATAAGTTTTtcagatttttagattttaaaaatatatataatttttcttctcctataatttctaagtttataaaatatatcttaaatttcattattatcaaccttttttttctcttgataAAGTAGTAGTCATGTTTTCATATCAACTACTTTTataattcttgtaatttttacttttttttttttttttacatggagTTGTGAGAGAATTTAGAATTGGAAAAGATATAATTAAATACGTTGAAGATAAAGTTGCTTCACGTGATACAAATCTTAATTCGATTACTGTTGAATTACATTTGTTGTGCTTAATATGTCTCCGTGCAATTTCCTTTAAtgattatgtatttgaattgaaataaaattagattaacttTAGACTTTTTGTTTAAGGTTGCAACATAGTGTAATCCGAACACTTGCATCTATGGATTGGCCTTTGAGATGTTTGTTTCCCAGAAAAACAGTGTATAAGGTTTCAACTTGCAATTAAAGTGGTCTAATACATCTTAAATTGCAACAATATTtatagatttcttttttcttatcttcttctggataaaataaaataaagcaatgtGATACATGATTGAGTTAAAGTGATTATTTTTCACACCTCCACAAATTGAGTTTGAATCCAAGAGAAATTGAGTTGGACTAAAACTATTTAAGAAtgctaaaatcaatcaataaaaaaaaaatacctaatTACTAGacgtaaaaaaaatagatataattttttttccttatcttcttctcctataatttctaaattgataaaaatcttaatttaattacaatccaaattcttttcttcatctatctcttcttaatttgattacaattaaTCCAAAAACTTCATCTtcatctaatctttttttttttttttccatttaggtTATATTACTACACCTATTAGCTACAAtttgttttggataaaataataaataaataaataaataaaacaacaacaacaacaacaacgtgaGTTGAACTAAAACTCTCTAAGTCTACTCTACTATACTATTTAAGAAtgctaaaatcaatcaataaaaccaaaattaagTGAAGAACTTCAGAAGGAAGGATTTGgcttttttttggtgagaatagttatcttctttttattttttattttttatttttttgcgtttttatttttctattaatgtagttcaattattacttaaattctatgatttttttttaaatattttacataatgcAATTCATCtcaattatttatgtatttttttgatttggtgTTCTTAATTGATTGTGCAAATTATTTCCTCACTTATGGCAATATCAAAATGGCTAGACAAATAATTTAATGAACGTCTAGccattttgaaaaacaaaaaaagtaatactCTTCCAATTGAAACGTTAAATGAATGTCAAATTCGAACTAAAGAGAGGCTATTGAACATAGAGAGAGACTAAGAGAGACACCGCCATGGAGATAGATCTGCTAGTCAGTTCTTTAACTTTGTGAACGGGATCGCTGATTAGAGTTGTGCTTGCAagtaggtattttttttttttcaaaaataactaaaaaggCTAATGTATTACCGTATATTTGCGTTTACCTTCACAACAAGGTTGACAAAATGGGTAAATATGCCTATGTAATACAGTAAATATGTCTTTATCTATGTAACAAAGTCAATGGAAGCTATTGTTGAGTTGATTCCTAAGATCAttgttgaaaatataattagaaaTCTCTTAAAAGATTACATCAAATATGCTTCACTTCAATGCATATTGAAAGTAATTTAGTTgtccaaaattatcaaaatgatAGTTATGCAGGTTCTCTTTTTGCTTTTAGGTAAAGGGTGCGGTTAACTGGTGTCTTTAGAGCATTTGTTAATGAtgtattttagaaaagttttaaaatcacttttgtggaaaatatgaaaaagttttaacaaaattattttcttttttccttttccatgaaaattttttaaaggtatTTTCTAAAAGAATGCTCTTAGGACATCTATTAATAAAATCcttagttaaaaaataaaaatgcacaaACATAATCATAAACACCAACATATATTTATACATAAGctaacacaacaaattcaaacataaaaaattatagaaacaaaatatattacaactatatcataactaaaaaaaatattatttcgtACAAAAAACTggttgaaaaaattataaagaaaacattttATAGTTACTTACATGGTGCAATTATAATATTTCTAGGTTGACTGTAGTATTGCAATTCTTTTCGTTTTTATCCTATTGCATTCTTAGGAGAAAAACAATTGAAACCCCCAAAAATGTTAGGGCATTTTTGTTACAATAGTTTAAAGTTTTACACataatatgtgtgtgtaaaTTTGAGTAATGACCCTCTTATTTTTATACTACAATTGAGTAAATGATACTACATTATTATTTTCCTCATATTACTTTTATACCATATATAATTCACTAAACCAAAATGAATTTCatacatatatttctaaaaacatataaatttatataaatgactagtataattttttttggagtggTCAGGGTTCTAAATGAGTTAgtcaaattatattaaaattaaggCTTGACTGATTGACTCAATGTGAAGAGATAAAACTTAATGTTGTTTGTCACTAACATTAtcattatctatatatatataa contains:
- the LOC126726514 gene encoding uncharacterized protein At2g34460, chloroplastic, giving the protein MASSLIFRISPLATLSTTLHFPKPISPILLSTHNSMSLSQLNSTKMEGTEITEEVTEISGPNGNVKKKIFVAGATGSTGKRIVDQLLAKGFHVKAGVRDLEKAKTSLSHDNPALQIVKADVTEGSERLAEAIGDDSEAVICATGFKPGWDLFASWKVDNFGTVNLVEACRKLGVNRFILVSSILVNGAAMGQILNPAYIFLNVFGLTLIAKLQAEQYTRKSGINYTIIRPGGLRNEPPTGNLVMEPEDTLYEGTISRDKVAEVAVEALVYPEASYKVVEIVSRDDAPKRSYEDLFGSIKQR